DNA from Camelus dromedarius isolate mCamDro1 chromosome X, mCamDro1.pat, whole genome shotgun sequence:
AGTGAAGAGGGTATCTTCAATTAATTACTAGAAAGTTCCTAACAGTAAGCCAAAATTCTGACTTCTTTCTTATAAAACCTGAATTGATTTGCCCTCTGGAACTTCCCAAGTAAATGTTACCCCTCTTCTATCTGACAAGTCCttcaattatttaaagaaaaatatccacaATCCCCCAGTCTTTAAAGTATCCTTGACCTTTTTAATAATTGTTCTGTGTTTATTTGTAAATGAGTTACATGGTCACTTTCCAGGTTGTCTATGTCCATCTTAATTGTGGCACTCTGAAATGATCCAAATCTCCCAACATAAACTAtcaagtacaaaataaaatattatgaaggATTTCCCTGTGCCGGACACCAAGCCTCTATAAATGGAGCCTAAGACTttattatgtgtgtatgtgcactgTAACCTCACAAGTTTGGCTCATGTTAAACTTATAGTAAATTAAAAGCACTGAGTCTTTTTCACATATGCTATTTTTAGGCCACATAATACCTATTTTTGgtaacattgtttttttttttacaagtacAGGACTCCACATTTTATCCTATTCAATTTAATCCTGCTAGATTTGGCTAATTTTTTCTTCAGTCAACTAAGGTATTTTTGGATTTTGTTAGTGACATCCAGTGCATTTATTCTGCATTCTAATGCTATACTAATTGTGGGATGGGCAAGCTATTTTATGTTTTCATGCTAGTCACTGAAATATAATTTCAATGGGATAGAACTGAGGTTGGAAGCCTCTTGTTCACATTGACACATCACTGAACACTGTCAATTCAACTTACTAACCCATCTACTAGCCTATCATTATCTAGCTCATATTACTCCATTTTTATTAAGGACATTTTGAGAAACAGCCAAATACCATGGTGAGGTACACAATGTTTATTGCCTTGTGAGGTCTCTGGGAGGCAGCTCAACAGAAAGGCAGGCATCCTCCAGAGCAGCTGAAGCACAAGTGGCCCATGTGACTGCCAATTTGGAGGCATACCATATGTATTAGGCCACTGTGGACAGATGTATTGAAGGATAGTTTTAAATATTAGCCATAACTCAAAAGTCAGAAAGGCAAATTTCCAAATTGCAGTTATTGATTATGACAGAGCTGATTCCCACATATGCATTTTTATGTAACCTGCTCCAGGGCGAATAGCAGCAGAGATGAATTCATTTAACAACAGCACATGTGTCTCCACAACAATACCCAAGAGGCCAGTTAGtacataatttattataaaatctcTATTATAAATAAACCAGTATAGTTTAATAGACTCAGGGGGAAGCAGAATAGTGAACTGCTTAAGCACATACTCTAGAATCTCAGAAGTGGGTTCAAATTTTTAACTCTGTCACTTAATAGCAGTGTGACTCCAGAAAATTGATCTTTTaacttatttccttatttgtaaacttGGGAAGGTAATAGTAGTACTACCTTATAGGGTTGTTATGAAAATTGAACATAACCATGAATACATTAACTACTATTGTTATCCCAATCTAACAGAAATAAATTTAGTCTAGCAAGACACTCTTGTGAAATCCAACGCTAGGGCTGAGTGaccatcttttttcattctttccatgCTCATCAACTGTTCTTTTAATAATGAATTATAGACTTTTTTCTGAAATTACCTTAAATCTACACATTGTGCTAAGAAGTACtgaaactgaattttgaaagtactTAGGGAACCCAAATCTATGCTTAGATACCTCAATACAGCTGAAGCTATATGCTTCAGTACATATCCATTTGATGAATAATGCTGCCTATGTATGTCAGGACAAACAATTCCTTGTTTGAGGGTAGCTTACCCAAACTTTGGAGTTTGTTGGTTTAGAGTAGCTTTTGCCAGTGGTTTTCACTCATCATCAAAGTGTCTAAAGCCTTGGTAAGCATGTATACCACCTGATGAAGTTGCTTTTGGGCGTGGTTTCAGTCTGATGTCTGCCAAATCATTcttctcccttctgtttttagaaaattgtttttccCCTTAGCCTCTTAACAGACTTCTGGGAAGATGGTACCATTTAGACAGGTCTCCAGTTCTTGCCATTCCTCCCACAAATCAAAGGAAATGGccaaagggaaacaaaaattGAGCAAAACCTATACAATGAGGGCATTAGAATTCTCAAGGAATTTCTTTAAGACATGATGCTTGATGGGGTCATATTGAAAGACTATCACCAATCTGAAGAAGTTCTGTGATATATTAATAAATCAAGAAAATCCTGACAGAAAACTAATACCATCTAGCTTAAAAGAGCAAGGACTTAAGGTGGGAGCAGGCAGTGAAAAAGACTGGGATGAGAACCTCTCGGAAATTGAGGGAAGTCTGAGTAACTTCTTTTATTTAAGCttcccaatttatttttaaatacaaataatagCAAACTGGAAATATCAAAATTGCCACATAGTTTAAAAAGTTTACATTTACTAAATTAAGCTGTTTGATGAACATCTTCCATCAAGTCAGCCTGACTCTGGCTGGAAAATTCAACCCATTTTAAGAATAatgttaaaattttgaatttgagTCTCTTTGTGAAAATGAGACACAGGCCAAATGCCTCTCCTGATACCCTATTCCCAATCCCTGGGTTAGGCCCTGACAGGAATTACTCCATTTGTTGCCATTTTGACACATCATATCAACAAAATTTGGAGCAGGCTGCCCCTTCTCAGAAGGCAAGCTCAGTGTCTCTGACCATGGTTTCTCACTAAACATGATGGTCTCAACCTGATATAAGAGTCCTCATTAATAAACCAGCAGGACTTATTTCAATATTGTACATCCATCCCCCGCTCCAACCATACACAAGTGGTGAGAGTATACATGATATCACATACCTGAAGCAAAGGCCAAAAGAGCAAATGAGGAAAGCCATCTTGAGGTGAACTTCTCCTCCTGGGATTGCTCCTGGTGCTAgttccctccccactgcctcatCCTGCTGGATCAGAGCCGGTAATATATAAACTTACACCATCTAGTCATCTAGTGTAAGCTTAGGAAGAAGGTGACAAGCAAGTAAACAGCACAAAAAAATTGCCTCACTCTTATTGGAGGGGGAGAGATAGCAGGTTAGGATATACCCTTCTTGATTCaatgataaataaatgtataaattgtGAATTAATGGTAGATAaagaaacccaaaacaaaaacagagcctATAAAAAAGAACTTGCAAGATAATAAGAGGAAATTACATCACGTAAGAGATAGAggaaaaacaacttaaaatttttcaaaaagagtaaagttataaacaaaaattaatgaaccagaaagcaaaaaaaaaaaaaaaaaaaaaaagaattaataaactAAAGACCTGGATCTTTTCagggagaaaacaaaatgtattaagAGGTAGAAAAACATTTGGCTCAAGGATAATTAAGAAATTCTCTGTTCCTTGAATGTTTGAAAGAAATTTACCTGCTAAACTGTCTGAGCCAGGCCTCAGACAACAACCAGTTTCCCCTATGGTTACTGATTTACTGCTATTTTCTATATTATTGCCTTATCTTTATATTGATTTTCTTGTAAAATCCATGtcattaaaattcttaaatttattgtgGCAGACTTTCCTATTGTAATTATCTTAAATATCCAGCATCATATAGCAGTGAAATAATAAATCACCATTTCCTAACTTGATGTTCTGAGGAATATTGATATCCCAAATATTACTAGgtgtgtttaaaagaaaaaaaatgtggttcTTTACTCAAATAAGTTTAAGAAACGCTGAATTAGATAAGGTTAAAGTTTTCACTCTTTTAAACTAAATAAcatactcctttaaaaaaaataattctagtcAAAATTTACTGCACAATGACTCTCCAAGAGGGACTATAGTATACAGCATTTTGCAAACTTACTTGACCATCTCTCAGAGGAATGGTTTCTCAAAAATGCAATTTAGAAATGCTGCAGCAAACATATTCTGGttaaaatgagaaacaagacaaaaatgccaCTGACACTTTTATCGTTTAGAACTATCCTGGAAGTGTTTAACCCATGTCGTCAGAATCTGTTATAAATTTTGAAAGGAACATATTGTTCTAACTTATCACTGATATGACTGCTTACCAGAAAAAACTCAAAAGGGTAAGTTGAGTATCTCTGAATTTAACAGATTTCAGTAAACTGCCAATTTAAAATTAATCTATGAAAATACATTCTTCCCCTGTATAGCAAAGATGACCACATAGGTAACACACTGAATAAGAGTTCCTAAATGCAGTATTGTTTCCTGTATATCTGTATTACTTACAAATACACTTATTACAAATTATATgggacttaaataaataaaactttcttaaaggatatagaaagtttttaaaaaatgagacaataaatCATGTTTCTGGAAAGCAATGCAATTTTGTAGTTCTCACCATCATAGCAACTTAAGATAATCCTaaccaaattcccaatttatatattttagggGGAATCTAGTAACTGCAAGGTTCACCTGGTAAAATAAACATGTCAGAATCATAAGAaagttgtgaaaaataaaaaaaaagatgacttgcTCTAACAGAAATGAAGTCATATTTCTAACAAAAACTACAGACTGGTGTACGGGGCTACAATGTTTAGTGGTACTAAAGAGAATTCAAACACAGAATGTGTGACATTTCAAATGGGGGAGACTGGACAATGAGATAAATACCAACTAACAACTGTCTAACCTTTTGGGGAAACAAAGTTAGAATAACTAAATCTGTACTTCAAAATAATTCCAGACAGGGTAaaggaacttttttaaaaaaatgaaaccattaaaattagagaaatataGGATAAGATTTATATAATCCTGGGATTGGGCGATCCTTCTAAACATGATCCTAGGGCCAgaaggcaaaaaggaaaagatttatccatttttaatttttttttatttttttagtcatttttaatgcatttttttttgccTGTGCACAAGAGAAATAACTGATAGAGTCAAAAGATACAGTTTCCTTTATACATAGCAGTTAAAAGTAATGCAAACGTCACATGACAGTTTCAGTGAAAGTTACATTTCCAATTACAAATCAAAATGCGTATTAGGGTCTCTTTACGGGAGAAGCTGAGAAGGAAGTCTTAGGTAAAAAAGCACTTTCCTGGCATTACTATACTGATCCTTCAGGCTGCACTAAGATTAAGATCATATACAGTCAATTTGCAAATGTTGACACAATGTCACACTGTAAGTTTTCTGCACAATTAAAAGTATACTTAGCGATACCAGGATAAACATTTCTACTATATTTTAACTGAACTTGCCTAGCCAACATTTTCACTGAGAAGTTTATCAAAGATGCTGTAAGATTCTACAAAACTGTGAGATATACCGAGCTCcagaaatatttcttatattctttctAATTTTGGTTATACATATACTGCTCAGAGATTCTGCTGTAGTATTTCTAGATGTACAGTTCCAATTGTGCTTACTGTACTGTGTATAAATATAGCAAAAAAGATCAAAGAATGGTATAAATCTTACAGCATTTTGCTAGCAAAAATACATGCCAAAGTCACAATAAGCAATATTGTACCACAAATTAGAGCTTCAAATAATTTGCAtctgtttttaacattttcattctaCATTAAATTACTATCATAGGCTaatgtttaaaatgcaaataaactgGACATCTGTAGGACAAAACTTGTTCACCCAACTGTGAAGGTTGATACCTGTTTCCAAAAATCACAATAAATGCAGAATAAAGAGAAGTGTTTGCATGCAACACCTTTGAGTGAGACAGCACTGATCCCCACCAttcaaaacagagaaggaaggatatggagggaaggaagggaggaagggagggagggaggaagggaggaaggaaacaaagagggaggaaaagactCCACCTTAAAATGCATATTAGATTTATAACTAGACAgatttaaaagaatcaaaatgaaagtaaagcacaattttgtgtgtgtttaaagatTTAAGAGCCATTATCAAAAATAAGATACATTTTTTCAAGGTACAGAAATGTAATTACGATGGCTGGGAGCCCAGCAGCCTCTCAATGGCGGCATTGATGTCGCCTCCTGTTGCTATTAGAGCCTGCAAGTTTGCTTCCCGGTTTAGGAACCCCATTGCGTTGAGCTGTTCCAGTTGTTGCTGAAATCTGACTTCTGGACTCGGCAGCTGTGGAGGATTTGCTCCAGCCAGAGCCTGCACCATTTGCTGAATGAACTGCTGGTTCGGTCCAGATTCCGATGTTGGGCTCGTGGTTTCACTGGGTGCAGAGCTAGACACGGTGGGCCCAGGGGGGGCACCTGAGCCAGTGGAGCCGGGGGGACCTGCTGCAGGGCCAGTAGGTCCTATGGGCCCAATGGGGCCTATGGGGGTAAATGGGACTATGGGGCCAATGGGGCCTATGGGTGTGACTGGGCCTACAGGGCCTATAGCGGTTCCCAGCACCCCGACCCCCACACCTGGAGTGAAGCTTGGAATCAGGCCAGGCGCTTCAGTAGCTAATGTCTGTAGCCCCTGCTGGATCTGCATTAAAGCCTGCATTGCTCTTGGGTTTGACATGGCTGACAGTGTGTCTGGATTCTGCATCTGCTGCAAGAAAGCAGGGAGCTGTGGACGCATCTGCTCCTGCAGTTGAGGATTGGCAGTGAACACAGGGCTATTCAACATCATCTGTGCAGCCAAATCTGGATTCTGGCTCAGCGACTGCATCATGCTTCTCATATACGGCGCAGACAGCATATTCTGGATCAGCTGGGGGTTTTCAGTTATCTGTTGCAGCAAACTCTGCATTCCTGGGGTACTGAAGATGCTGGCGACATAATTGGCTGCAGCCACTGTGTTCCCGGTAGCATTGCTGGAGCTACTGCCAGATCCACTACCACTGCTTGTTGTTGTGCTGGTGGTCGCAGAACTCTGGGTAGCCGGTGGTGGCGCCCATGGATTGGGTAATGGATCTCGATTTTCTGTGCGGGAAGGCTGCGTACCTTCCCCAGAGGAGGAACTGCTCCCCACGGAGGCAAAAGGATTACCCCCAAACTGCTCTTGGGCAGCATTCAGCATGGGTTCTTGAATGTCAGTGTACATGCGCCGTAAAGCATTGTAGCCACCTGGGATGCTTTCGAGATTGCTGAGAGCCAGGTCTTGATTTCTCATCATCTCTTGCATCATAGCTGGATTCCTGGCGATTTCAAGGGTCTGTCTCATTATATCTGGGTTGTTGAGCAGGTGACTGATTTCGGGGTTTCTTTGAATCAATTGTTGCATCTGTGGATTGGCCATAATGAGCTGCCTCATCAGATCAGGATTCGAAAGCATGCTCTGAACAAAGGGATTTTCCATGATTTGGATCATCATCTCAGGGCTAGACAGGAGCTGCTGCTGCATCTGGTtctggagctcagagaagttGGTCGAGCTCAAGCCCAGGCTGCTAAGGCCTGCAAGTCCTCCCAGGCTCCCCAACCCAAATGGGTTGCTATTTGTGGAAATAGGTGTGGAGTTACTCCTGGGAGTCGACGCGGAGGTAGTATTAGTTCCCGCGGCATTACTAGGCTGTGTGGACTGGCCCTGAGGTCGGTTCTGGCTTTTGATGACAAGATGAACAGTCAGTCCATCATGGATGCCATGCTGGATCAAGGTATCTtgatcttttaagatttttccgGCAAAAATCAGCACTAGCTGATCGGTTTGGGATTTGAAGCGTTTCGAAATCGCTTCTTTAAATTGCTGGACTGAGCTGTTCTCGGGCACTGCGAACTCCTCTTTCTCTTTGGGGGTCTTCACAGTGACTTTGATGATTTTGGGTTCGGccggggcagaggcagggccttGGGCCGCAGAAGAGCCGCGGGAGGGGCGCGGGGGGCCGCCGCTCTCGCCGTTCTCAGCCATGGCGGCCGCGGTGACGCAGGCAGACAGGGAAGGCGCGGGCGGGCGAGAGAGAGAgcgagggaagaaggaaggaaggaggcaccGCCGCAGAAGgctgggccgggccgggcggggagCGCGGAGCACGGTACCTCTGTGTTGAAGACTGCGGTTCCCTGGTCCTCCGGTGGAGAGAGGGCTCGGTGTAGGCCTCGGGCCGTAGTCTCCGAGCTCAGGTCTCTGGGCCTCCGCCGCCACCGCCGTGTGATCCCAACGCGCGCACTCCCAGCAACTCCCGCAGCCGCTCCGCCCGctcctccccgccccttcccctcccccagttccTTGCtcgcctccccgcccccctctGCTGACGCGGCGCCAGGCCCAGAATGGTAGATTCGACTcggtcaaaatttaaaacttctgtactgaaaaaaaaaaaaaaaaaaaaagggagggggggagggagagaaagagagagaaagaaacaaagagacaaaagaagacaagaaaaaaaaagagaggaaaggagggagggagagggagctaGGAAAGGGAGCCAGCCTCTATAAAGGACGTTAAAGACAAATGgagtacacatacatatatatattcatatatatatatgcatattccGTAATGCAGTGAAGTGAAAGGATGAAAGCCTGAATCGAACCGACCCCATCCATGTAaaggatgaaaaatgaaatatacagAACTCTgacaaagcaaaaaggaaaagattaacCCCCtccttgggggaaggggagacgACTGGGCAGGATCctgcattttacaaaagaagTGCAAATGGCCAATGGGCATGTAAAAGAATGATTAAGATcactagtaatcaaagaaattcaaattaaaacaatgaaattctaCTTCTATTATATGTTGGCAaaggtgaaaaataataataaaccttaTCCATTGAGAGCTGAGAAAATGCACTCTCATGCCAATTGAAGTGTAAGTTGTTATAATCATAAGGCAATTTGAACGTATAtatcagcattttaaatatttccaccTTTATTTGGAAATGCCTCATTTAGAGACCTCATCTATGAAAATAACTGAATAAGGATGCAAAAATACGTATGTATAAAGTGTATATGCACTGcagcatttcaaaattattttaaaagataatctgTGTCTGTTTACACAGGATTGGTCAAATATATTATGATATTaccatattataaaataatatgcacTATGTTTAAAAATGGGTGGTTAATTTATATGATACAAAATATCTTTAAAGGTATTCATGAAACAATAGTTACAGGGAAatcacagagtattttcactttCAGTTTTATATGTTTCTGTACAGTTAGAAATTATACAAACATGTATGTTTCAATACCAAAAAATacagtaagtattttttattttaaaactgtttttaaacagTTTGTGTATGTAAACTGTCTTTAAAGacagtgtatgtgtatgtgtaaaaaCAAATCTGGAGCCGTATACCCCAGTATGTTAATGGTGGTTATTACTTGGTGCTGAAATTATGAATAacaattcctttcctttttaaataaaatttcaaatttgctGATGGCTTTTATAAGTATGCATtgcatttacaattttaaaaaatgtga
Protein-coding regions in this window:
- the UBQLN2 gene encoding ubiquilin-2 translates to MAENGESGGPPRPSRGSSAAQGPASAPAEPKIIKVTVKTPKEKEEFAVPENSSVQQFKEAISKRFKSQTDQLVLIFAGKILKDQDTLIQHGIHDGLTVHLVIKSQNRPQGQSTQPSNAAGTNTTSASTPRSNSTPISTNSNPFGLGSLGGLAGLSSLGLSSTNFSELQNQMQQQLLSSPEMMIQIMENPFVQSMLSNPDLMRQLIMANPQMQQLIQRNPEISHLLNNPDIMRQTLEIARNPAMMQEMMRNQDLALSNLESIPGGYNALRRMYTDIQEPMLNAAQEQFGGNPFASVGSSSSSGEGTQPSRTENRDPLPNPWAPPPATQSSATTSTTTSSGSGSGSSSSNATGNTVAAANYVASIFSTPGMQSLLQQITENPQLIQNMLSAPYMRSMMQSLSQNPDLAAQMMLNSPVFTANPQLQEQMRPQLPAFLQQMQNPDTLSAMSNPRAMQALMQIQQGLQTLATEAPGLIPSFTPGVGVGVLGTAIGPVGPVTPIGPIGPIVPFTPIGPIGPIGPTGPAAGPPGSTGSGAPPGPTVSSSAPSETTSPTSESGPNQQFIQQMVQALAGANPPQLPSPEVRFQQQLEQLNAMGFLNREANLQALIATGGDINAAIERLLGSQPS